In a genomic window of Passer domesticus isolate bPasDom1 unplaced genomic scaffold, bPasDom1.hap1 HAP1_SCAFFOLD_85, whole genome shotgun sequence:
- the LOC135293195 gene encoding uncharacterized protein LOC135293195, with protein MVLSRYLLLLFLVALPAQNAQSAPAAGQGAVVDTESALSAPERGADTVLTPSWYLKRMNDDKVPEEFPEGLPDVPEELLAALHEAPSETDSETVPETLAVEESDTVPGSHEKREPIEDTRTLAEPEEYSGSSAGQKAETAGHRDPSKYYILVGTVAASALLLLGAVSGYLVMHQLLKRDRRSQEDKEATGQDWDSSWQSCGQPRGEAEPGEGAGSGERAQGNGFRDSCRLFPELFAAELAQLYKNMSADQSPLPTCSFCALADNASSRDHWISLESPQPTASSWPSYQYLQDYHLLEDDD; from the exons atggtcctgagccgctacctcctgctgctctttctcgtggccctgccagcccagaatgcccagagtgctccagcagctgggcagggagcag ttgtggacacagagagtgctctttcagcccctgagcgaggggcagataccgtgctgactccgagctggtacctcaagc ggatgaacgatgacaaggttcctgaagagtttcctgaaggattgccggatgttccagaggagctcctggcagccttgcatgaagccccatctg agacagattctgagactgtgccggagaccttagcagtggaagaaagtgacactgtgccaggctcacatgaaaaaagagaaccaatagaggacaccaggacacttgctgagcctgaggaatattcag ggtcatccgctGGGCAAAAAGCCGAGACTGCTGGACACcgtgacccgagcaagtactacatcctagtaggaacagtagcagcctcagctttgcttctgcttggggcagtgtctggctatctagtcatgcatcagctgctgaagagagacag gaggagccaggaggacaaagaggcaacaggacaggactgggactcttcctggcaaagctgtggtcagcctagaggtgaagcagagccaggagaaggagcgggaagtggcgagagagcccaaggcaacgggttcagggacagctgccgcctgtttcctgagctctttgcagcagagctcgcccagctgtacaagaacatgagcgcagaccagtcacctctgcccacctgctccttctgtgctctggctgacaacgcctcttcacgggaccactggatttccctggagtcacctcagcccacagcatcctcttggccctcctaccaatacctgcaggactaccATCTCTTAGAGgatgatgattag
- the LOC135293189 gene encoding transcriptional-regulating factor 1-like — MLAVTFRLSSLSCRPGRQVRMKSLQPWSGSPWRKTNLTWKNRTEEALEMLLSGRPPTAQDHPLADYHYAGSDRWTAEEKEAFQKAFHTYGKDFHLIQKQIPSKTVAQCVEYYYCWKKEQKLASSTLRV, encoded by the exons atgttggcagtgactttcaggctgagctccctgagctgcagaccgggccgccaagtgaggatgaagagcctgcaaccctggtctggaagcccttggagaAAGACGAACCTGACCTGgaaaaaccggacagag gaggctctggagatgttgctctcggggaggcctccaacagctcaagaccatcccttggctgattatcattatgcag gctctgatagatggacagctgaggagaaggaggccttccaaaaggctttccacacctacggcaaggatttccatctcatccagaagcag atcccaagtaagaccgtggcacagtgtgtggagtactactactgctggaaaaaagagcagaaacttgccagcagcactctt agagtttga